One part of the Clarias gariepinus isolate MV-2021 ecotype Netherlands chromosome 24, CGAR_prim_01v2, whole genome shotgun sequence genome encodes these proteins:
- the pdha1a gene encoding pyruvate dehydrogenase E1 subunit alpha 1a isoform X1, translating into MRKMLSLISTVLRGGASRSGAELVSEGSRVMVSARTYADFTPQVTFDIKKCDLHKLEEGPPEKAVLTREEGLQYYRTMQVIRRMELKADQLYKQKIIRGFCHLYDGQEACAMGIEAGINRSDHLITAYRAHGYTLTRGGTVREIMAELTGRRGGIAKGKGGSMHMYAKHFYGGNGIVGAQVPLGAGVALACKYQGKNELCVCLYGDGAANQGQIFETYNMASLWKLPCIFICENNKYGMGTSVERAAASTDYYKRGDFIPGLRVDGMDVLCVREATKFAAEHCRSGKGPFLMELQTYRYHGHSMSDPGISYRTREEIQEVRSKSDPISLLKDRMINNNMASVEELKEIDVEVRKEIEDATQFATTDPEPPLDDLCNHIFSNNPPIEVRGTNPWAKLKSVS; encoded by the exons ATGAGAAAGATGTTGAGTCTGATCTCCACAGTGCTGAGGGGTGGAGCCTCCAGGagt gGAGCTGAGCTTGTGTCTGAG GGGAGCAGAGTGATGGTGTCAGCGAGGACCTACGCAGACTTTACTCCTCAGGTCACCTTCGACATTAAG AAATGTGATTTGCATAAGCTGGAGGAGGGGCCTCCGGAGAAGGCGGTGCTAACGAGGGAGGAGGGGCTTCAGTACTACAGGACCATGCAGGTGATCAGGAGGATGGAGCTGAAGGCTGATCAGCTGTACAAGCAGAAGATCATCCGCGGTTTCTGTCACCTGTATGAcggacag GAAGCGTGTGCGATGGGAATCGAGGCTGGAATTAACCGCTCAGATCACCTGATCACAGCGTACCGCGCTCACGGGTACACACTCACCAGGGGCGGCACCGTGCGCGAGATCATGGCCGAGCTCACGG gacgTCGCGGCGGTATCGCTAAAGGAAAGGGCGGTTCCATGCACATGTACGCCAAACACTTCTACGGAGGAAACGGAATCGTGGGAGCTCAG GTTCCGCTCGGTGCCGGAGTCGCGCTGGCCTGTAAATACCAGGGCAAGAacgagctgtgtgtgtgtctctatggAGACGGAGCAGCCAATCAG ggtcaGATCTTTGAGACGTATAACATGGCGTCTCTGTGGAAGCTGCCGTGTATTTTTATCTGTGAGAATAATAAGTACGGAATGGGGACGTCTGTGGAGCGAGCGGCCGCCAGCACTGACTACTACAAACGGGGGGACTTCATACCTGGACTGAGg gTCGATGGTATGGACGTTCTGTGTGTTCGAGAGGCCACCAAATTTGCTGCTGAACACTGCAGATCTGGAAAG GGTCCGTTTCTGATGGAGCTCCAGACCTACCGTTACCACGGACACAGCATGAGTGACCCCGGCATCAG ttaccGTACGCGTGAGGAGATCCAGGAGGTGCGCAGTAAGAGTGACCCCATCTCCCTGCTGAAGGACCGCATGATCAACAACAACATGGCCAGTGTGGAGGAGCtcaag GAGATCGATGTGGAAGTGAGGAAGGAGATCGAGGACGCCACTCAGTTCGCCACCACCGACCCCGAGCCCCCGCTGGACGACCTGTGTAACCACATCTTCTCCAACAACCCCCCCATCGAGGTGCGCGGCACGAACCCCTGGGCCAAGCTCAAGTCCGTCAGCTAG
- the pdha1a gene encoding pyruvate dehydrogenase E1 subunit alpha 1a isoform X3 has protein sequence MQVIRRMELKADQLYKQKIIRGFCHLYDGQEACAMGIEAGINRSDHLITAYRAHGYTLTRGGTVREIMAELTGRRGGIAKGKGGSMHMYAKHFYGGNGIVGAQVPLGAGVALACKYQGKNELCVCLYGDGAANQGQIFETYNMASLWKLPCIFICENNKYGMGTSVERAAASTDYYKRGDFIPGLRVDGMDVLCVREATKFAAEHCRSGKGPFLMELQTYRYHGHSMSDPGISYRTREEIQEVRSKSDPISLLKDRMINNNMASVEELKEIDVEVRKEIEDATQFATTDPEPPLDDLCNHIFSNNPPIEVRGTNPWAKLKSVS, from the exons ATGCAGGTGATCAGGAGGATGGAGCTGAAGGCTGATCAGCTGTACAAGCAGAAGATCATCCGCGGTTTCTGTCACCTGTATGAcggacag GAAGCGTGTGCGATGGGAATCGAGGCTGGAATTAACCGCTCAGATCACCTGATCACAGCGTACCGCGCTCACGGGTACACACTCACCAGGGGCGGCACCGTGCGCGAGATCATGGCCGAGCTCACGG gacgTCGCGGCGGTATCGCTAAAGGAAAGGGCGGTTCCATGCACATGTACGCCAAACACTTCTACGGAGGAAACGGAATCGTGGGAGCTCAG GTTCCGCTCGGTGCCGGAGTCGCGCTGGCCTGTAAATACCAGGGCAAGAacgagctgtgtgtgtgtctctatggAGACGGAGCAGCCAATCAG ggtcaGATCTTTGAGACGTATAACATGGCGTCTCTGTGGAAGCTGCCGTGTATTTTTATCTGTGAGAATAATAAGTACGGAATGGGGACGTCTGTGGAGCGAGCGGCCGCCAGCACTGACTACTACAAACGGGGGGACTTCATACCTGGACTGAGg gTCGATGGTATGGACGTTCTGTGTGTTCGAGAGGCCACCAAATTTGCTGCTGAACACTGCAGATCTGGAAAG GGTCCGTTTCTGATGGAGCTCCAGACCTACCGTTACCACGGACACAGCATGAGTGACCCCGGCATCAG ttaccGTACGCGTGAGGAGATCCAGGAGGTGCGCAGTAAGAGTGACCCCATCTCCCTGCTGAAGGACCGCATGATCAACAACAACATGGCCAGTGTGGAGGAGCtcaag GAGATCGATGTGGAAGTGAGGAAGGAGATCGAGGACGCCACTCAGTTCGCCACCACCGACCCCGAGCCCCCGCTGGACGACCTGTGTAACCACATCTTCTCCAACAACCCCCCCATCGAGGTGCGCGGCACGAACCCCTGGGCCAAGCTCAAGTCCGTCAGCTAG
- the prdx4 gene encoding peroxiredoxin-4, with product MSLRTLLLCVCAVCVCVQGAEDGDGRKECYNYAGGHVYPGEASRVPGSDHSLHLSKAKISKPAPSWEGTAVINGEFKELKLSDYRGKYLVFFFYPLDFTFVCPTEIIAFSDRVHEFHAINADVVACSVDSQFTHLAWINTPRKQGGLGPLKIPLLSDLTHQIAKDYGVYLEDQGHTLRGLFIIDDKGTLRQITMNDLPVGRSVDETLRLVQAFQYTDKHGEVCPAGWKPGSDTIIPDPSGKLKYFDKLN from the exons ATGAGCCTGAGGACgctgctgctgtgtgtgtgcgcggtgtgtgtgtgtgtgcagggcgCGGAGGACGGGGACGGGAGGAAGGAGTGTTACAACTACGCAGGAGGACATGTCTACCCCGGAGAGGCGTCCAGGGTCCCGGGGTCTGATCACTCCCTGCACCTGAGCAAGGCCAaga TCTCGAAGCCGGCGCCGAGCTGGGAGGGCACCGCCGTCATCAACGGAGAGTTTAAAGAGCTGAAGCTGTCGGACTACAGGGGCAAATACCTGGTGTTCTTCTTCTACCCCCTCGACTT CACATTCGTCTGTCCCACTGAGATCATCGCCTTCAGTGACCGCGTCCATGAGTTTCATGCCATTAATGCTGATGTCGTGGCCTGTTCGGTCGACTCACAGTTCACACACCTGGCCTG gattaACACACCCAGGAAGCAGGGAGGACTCGGGCCGTTGAAGATCCCCCTGCTGTCTGACCTCACACACCAGATTGCCAAGGACTACGGAGTGTATCTGGAAGACCAGGGACACACACTTag aggtttGTTCATCATTGATGATAAAGGTACACTGCGTCAGATCACCATGAACGACCTGCCTGTGGGACGCTCGGTGGACGAGACACTGCGCCTGGTGCAGGCCTTCCAGTACACTGATAAACACGGagaag tTTGTCCAGCTGGCTGGAAACCTGGCAGTGACACA aTTATTCCTGACCCCTCAGGCAAGCTGAAGTACTTTGATAAACTGAATTAA
- the pdha1a gene encoding pyruvate dehydrogenase E1 subunit alpha 1a isoform X4, with protein sequence MRKMLSLISTVLRGGASRSSSVHAAFMQLLKVQSEYAEMTFNPDCRNAPPSALLAPNQSATHSQLNTHQHTECTQPQDDWTALVMPQGSLHVESVVMETEIDKMISEAAKTQTLTGSRVIEATSQSLAPLPVTPDPPSPDLRPPTGSSNDTEQTPQQRPRPNPSQTGDRAVAEPRLAGSRVMVSARTYADFTPQVTFDIKKCDLHKLEEGPPEKAVLTREEGLQYYRTMQVIRRMELKADQLYKQKIIRGFCHLYDGQEACAMGIEAGINRSDHLITAYRAHGYTLTRGGTVREIMAELTGRRGGIAKGKGGSMHMYAKHFYGGNGIVGAQVPLGAGVALACKYQGKNELCVCLYGDGAANQGQIFETYNMASLWKLPCIFICENNKYGMGTSVERAAASTDYYKRGDFIPGLRVDGMDVLCVREATKFAAEHCRSGKGPFLMELQTYRYHGHSMSDPGISYRTREEIQEVRSKSDPISLLKDRMINNNMASVEELKEIDVEVRKEIEDATQFATTDPEPPLDDLCNHIFSNNPPIEVRGTNPWAKLKSVS encoded by the exons ATGAGAAAGATGTTGAGTCTGATCTCCACAGTGCTGAGGGGTGGAGCCTCCAGGagt TCATCTGTGCATGCGGCCTTCATGCAGCTTCTGAAGGTGCAGAGCGAGTACGCAGAAATGACCTTTAACCCTGACTGTAGAAATGCCCCGCCCTCTGCCCTCCTGGCCCCGAACCAGTCTGCAACACATTCACAGCTAAACACACATCAGCACACAGAATGTACACAACCACAAGATGATTGGACGGCGCTTGTGATGCCACAAGGTTCCTTACATGTGGAGTCTGTAGTCATGGAAACAGAAATAGACAAGATGATATCAGAGGCAGCGAAAACCCAAACCCTGACAGGAAGTCGTGTTATAGAAGCAACTTCACAGAGTTTAGCACCGCTTCCTGTGACCCCTGACCCCCCGTCACCTGATTTAAGACCCCCGACTGGGAGCAGCAATGACACCGAACAAACGCCCCAGCAGCGTCCAAGACCCAACCCCAGTCAGACTGGAGACCGCGCTGTAGCAGAACCCCGTCTGGCT GGGAGCAGAGTGATGGTGTCAGCGAGGACCTACGCAGACTTTACTCCTCAGGTCACCTTCGACATTAAG AAATGTGATTTGCATAAGCTGGAGGAGGGGCCTCCGGAGAAGGCGGTGCTAACGAGGGAGGAGGGGCTTCAGTACTACAGGACCATGCAGGTGATCAGGAGGATGGAGCTGAAGGCTGATCAGCTGTACAAGCAGAAGATCATCCGCGGTTTCTGTCACCTGTATGAcggacag GAAGCGTGTGCGATGGGAATCGAGGCTGGAATTAACCGCTCAGATCACCTGATCACAGCGTACCGCGCTCACGGGTACACACTCACCAGGGGCGGCACCGTGCGCGAGATCATGGCCGAGCTCACGG gacgTCGCGGCGGTATCGCTAAAGGAAAGGGCGGTTCCATGCACATGTACGCCAAACACTTCTACGGAGGAAACGGAATCGTGGGAGCTCAG GTTCCGCTCGGTGCCGGAGTCGCGCTGGCCTGTAAATACCAGGGCAAGAacgagctgtgtgtgtgtctctatggAGACGGAGCAGCCAATCAG ggtcaGATCTTTGAGACGTATAACATGGCGTCTCTGTGGAAGCTGCCGTGTATTTTTATCTGTGAGAATAATAAGTACGGAATGGGGACGTCTGTGGAGCGAGCGGCCGCCAGCACTGACTACTACAAACGGGGGGACTTCATACCTGGACTGAGg gTCGATGGTATGGACGTTCTGTGTGTTCGAGAGGCCACCAAATTTGCTGCTGAACACTGCAGATCTGGAAAG GGTCCGTTTCTGATGGAGCTCCAGACCTACCGTTACCACGGACACAGCATGAGTGACCCCGGCATCAG ttaccGTACGCGTGAGGAGATCCAGGAGGTGCGCAGTAAGAGTGACCCCATCTCCCTGCTGAAGGACCGCATGATCAACAACAACATGGCCAGTGTGGAGGAGCtcaag GAGATCGATGTGGAAGTGAGGAAGGAGATCGAGGACGCCACTCAGTTCGCCACCACCGACCCCGAGCCCCCGCTGGACGACCTGTGTAACCACATCTTCTCCAACAACCCCCCCATCGAGGTGCGCGGCACGAACCCCTGGGCCAAGCTCAAGTCCGTCAGCTAG
- the pdha1a gene encoding pyruvate dehydrogenase E1 subunit alpha 1a isoform X2, translating into MRKMLSLISTVLRGGASRSGSRVMVSARTYADFTPQVTFDIKKCDLHKLEEGPPEKAVLTREEGLQYYRTMQVIRRMELKADQLYKQKIIRGFCHLYDGQEACAMGIEAGINRSDHLITAYRAHGYTLTRGGTVREIMAELTGRRGGIAKGKGGSMHMYAKHFYGGNGIVGAQVPLGAGVALACKYQGKNELCVCLYGDGAANQGQIFETYNMASLWKLPCIFICENNKYGMGTSVERAAASTDYYKRGDFIPGLRVDGMDVLCVREATKFAAEHCRSGKGPFLMELQTYRYHGHSMSDPGISYRTREEIQEVRSKSDPISLLKDRMINNNMASVEELKEIDVEVRKEIEDATQFATTDPEPPLDDLCNHIFSNNPPIEVRGTNPWAKLKSVS; encoded by the exons ATGAGAAAGATGTTGAGTCTGATCTCCACAGTGCTGAGGGGTGGAGCCTCCAGGagt GGGAGCAGAGTGATGGTGTCAGCGAGGACCTACGCAGACTTTACTCCTCAGGTCACCTTCGACATTAAG AAATGTGATTTGCATAAGCTGGAGGAGGGGCCTCCGGAGAAGGCGGTGCTAACGAGGGAGGAGGGGCTTCAGTACTACAGGACCATGCAGGTGATCAGGAGGATGGAGCTGAAGGCTGATCAGCTGTACAAGCAGAAGATCATCCGCGGTTTCTGTCACCTGTATGAcggacag GAAGCGTGTGCGATGGGAATCGAGGCTGGAATTAACCGCTCAGATCACCTGATCACAGCGTACCGCGCTCACGGGTACACACTCACCAGGGGCGGCACCGTGCGCGAGATCATGGCCGAGCTCACGG gacgTCGCGGCGGTATCGCTAAAGGAAAGGGCGGTTCCATGCACATGTACGCCAAACACTTCTACGGAGGAAACGGAATCGTGGGAGCTCAG GTTCCGCTCGGTGCCGGAGTCGCGCTGGCCTGTAAATACCAGGGCAAGAacgagctgtgtgtgtgtctctatggAGACGGAGCAGCCAATCAG ggtcaGATCTTTGAGACGTATAACATGGCGTCTCTGTGGAAGCTGCCGTGTATTTTTATCTGTGAGAATAATAAGTACGGAATGGGGACGTCTGTGGAGCGAGCGGCCGCCAGCACTGACTACTACAAACGGGGGGACTTCATACCTGGACTGAGg gTCGATGGTATGGACGTTCTGTGTGTTCGAGAGGCCACCAAATTTGCTGCTGAACACTGCAGATCTGGAAAG GGTCCGTTTCTGATGGAGCTCCAGACCTACCGTTACCACGGACACAGCATGAGTGACCCCGGCATCAG ttaccGTACGCGTGAGGAGATCCAGGAGGTGCGCAGTAAGAGTGACCCCATCTCCCTGCTGAAGGACCGCATGATCAACAACAACATGGCCAGTGTGGAGGAGCtcaag GAGATCGATGTGGAAGTGAGGAAGGAGATCGAGGACGCCACTCAGTTCGCCACCACCGACCCCGAGCCCCCGCTGGACGACCTGTGTAACCACATCTTCTCCAACAACCCCCCCATCGAGGTGCGCGGCACGAACCCCTGGGCCAAGCTCAAGTCCGTCAGCTAG